A single genomic interval of Picosynechococcus sp. PCC 7003 harbors:
- a CDS encoding YqiA/YcfP family alpha/beta fold hydrolase: protein MTRTLYLHGFASSPQSRKAQYFAANIPDLIIPDLNQEDFGSLTISRQLKQIKPLLTEPSYIIGSSLGGLTAAILAEQCPEQVKKIVLLAPAFQFTTNWRRRLGETTITQWQQETYLPVFHYSYQREIPLHYSFFQDAETYANYAFKNKTSTLILHGIHDETVPIQVSENYSHNRPWTKLISLDSDHSLGNCLETLLQETKQFLFGV, encoded by the coding sequence ATGACTCGCACCCTCTATCTCCACGGCTTTGCTTCTAGTCCCCAATCCCGCAAAGCCCAATATTTCGCCGCAAATATTCCTGATCTCATCATTCCCGACCTCAACCAAGAGGATTTTGGCAGCCTAACCATTTCCCGACAACTAAAACAGATTAAACCCCTGCTCACAGAACCCAGTTACATCATTGGCTCAAGTCTGGGGGGACTCACTGCGGCAATCCTGGCGGAACAATGCCCAGAACAGGTCAAAAAAATTGTTTTACTGGCCCCAGCTTTCCAATTCACCACCAATTGGCGTCGTCGTTTAGGAGAAACCACCATCACCCAATGGCAACAGGAAACTTATCTCCCGGTTTTTCACTACAGCTACCAACGGGAAATCCCTCTTCATTACAGCTTTTTTCAAGATGCGGAAACTTACGCCAATTATGCATTCAAAAACAAAACGTCAACGCTAATTCTCCATGGGATTCATGATGAAACAGTCCCTATCCAAGTCAGCGAAAATTATTCTCATAATCGACCCTGGACAAAGCTAATTTCCCTCGACAGTGACCACAGCTTAGGCAATTGTTTAGAAACTCTTTTACAAGAAACAAAACAGTTTTTATTTGGGGTTTAA
- a CDS encoding lipid-A-disaccharide synthase-related protein, whose product MRILCLSNGHGEDAIAVQILSAIQAQNPETSLAALPIVGTGHAYQKLDIPIIGRTQQMPSGGFVYMDNRQLMRDLKGGLLQLTWQQYKAVKRWQHREKEKSLILAVGDIVPLIFAWLSGCQYAFVGTAKSEYYLRDRQGNWLPKTSALEKWFGSVYLPWERWLLSRKKCVAVYPRDRLTTEILQTYKIPAVNLGNPMMDGLEPPESLPQGEAKQTLTFVLLPGSRPPEALHNWQKILQVVQLLVEKYQNVDFIAAIAPSLDSAEFLDCLPSFGWQASDSKPCELTFGDPEAFVFQQHKAQLVFTQHRYAESLHYADLAIAMAGTATEQFVGLGKPALTIVGDGPQFTPAFAEAQTRLLGESVLLCSSPRAVPEKVDFLLSQPDLLQAIAINGQERMGQAGAANRIANHLLAFFQNI is encoded by the coding sequence ATGCGAATTCTATGTCTCAGCAATGGCCATGGGGAAGATGCGATCGCCGTTCAAATCCTCAGTGCCATCCAAGCCCAAAACCCGGAAACAAGCCTCGCTGCACTACCTATCGTCGGTACGGGGCACGCCTACCAAAAATTAGATATTCCAATCATTGGCCGCACCCAACAAATGCCATCTGGGGGGTTTGTTTATATGGACAATCGTCAATTAATGCGGGATCTCAAAGGGGGTTTGCTACAGCTCACTTGGCAACAATATAAAGCCGTTAAACGATGGCAGCATCGAGAAAAAGAAAAATCCTTAATTCTTGCGGTGGGTGATATTGTCCCCCTCATTTTTGCGTGGCTCAGTGGTTGCCAATATGCATTTGTGGGGACAGCAAAATCAGAATACTATTTGCGCGATCGCCAGGGAAATTGGCTCCCGAAAACCTCAGCCCTTGAAAAGTGGTTTGGATCAGTTTATTTACCTTGGGAGCGGTGGCTGCTCAGTCGAAAAAAATGTGTTGCTGTCTATCCACGCGATCGCCTGACGACGGAAATTCTACAAACCTATAAGATCCCAGCCGTGAATTTAGGCAATCCAATGATGGATGGCCTCGAACCCCCCGAAAGTTTGCCCCAGGGAGAAGCGAAACAGACTTTGACCTTTGTCCTACTGCCGGGTTCGCGCCCTCCAGAAGCCTTGCATAATTGGCAAAAAATTCTCCAGGTGGTACAGTTGCTCGTTGAAAAATATCAAAATGTGGATTTTATTGCGGCGATCGCCCCCAGTCTCGACTCAGCCGAATTCCTCGACTGTCTGCCCTCCTTCGGTTGGCAAGCAAGCGATTCTAAGCCCTGTGAACTCACGTTTGGCGATCCCGAAGCCTTCGTTTTCCAGCAACATAAAGCCCAACTTGTCTTTACCCAACATCGCTATGCCGAAAGTTTGCACTATGCCGATTTGGCGATCGCCATGGCGGGCACCGCAACGGAACAATTTGTTGGCTTAGGCAAACCGGCTTTAACCATCGTCGGTGATGGCCCCCAATTTACCCCTGCCTTTGCTGAGGCCCAAACTCGTCTTCTGGGAGAATCCGTTCTTCTATGTTCTAGCCCCAGAGCAGTTCCTGAAAAAGTGGATTTTCTGCTGAGTCAGCCTGATTTGCTCCAGGCGATCGCCATCAACGGCCAAGAACGTATGGGTCAAGCTGGAGCAGCCAACCGCATCGCTAACCATCTCTTGGCATTTTTCCAAAATATCTAA
- a CDS encoding DUF309 domain-containing protein, which translates to MTIPETFFVGVEQLNTQQFYACHDTLEALWFEAMEPEKSLYQGILQIAVACYHLSNENLRGATILTGEGLRRIRQTEEEVYGGLNLVDFVEQGEVLLASLQQLTPAEVATFYQELQASDRFPRLNPV; encoded by the coding sequence ATGACGATTCCAGAGACTTTTTTCGTGGGGGTAGAGCAACTAAACACCCAACAGTTTTATGCGTGCCACGATACCCTTGAGGCTCTGTGGTTTGAAGCTATGGAGCCAGAAAAGTCTCTTTACCAAGGTATTTTGCAAATTGCAGTGGCTTGTTATCACCTCAGTAATGAGAATCTCAGGGGGGCGACGATCCTCACGGGAGAAGGACTACGCCGCATCCGCCAGACGGAAGAAGAGGTTTACGGTGGCCTGAATCTTGTGGACTTTGTGGAGCAGGGAGAGGTGCTGCTTGCCAGTTTGCAACAGTTGACCCCAGCAGAGGTGGCAACTTTTTATCAGGAGCTCCAAGCAAGCGATCGTTTTCCACGCCTTAATCCCGTTTGA
- a CDS encoding ferredoxin-thioredoxin reductase catalytic domain-containing protein, whose product MTAENNASDKALELMKNFAEKYAQRTGTYFCVDPSVTAVVIEGLAKHKEELGAPLCPCRHYEDKKAEVDNAFWNCPCVPMRERNDCHCMLFITEDNDFAGDKQEIELDYVKEVAASMKG is encoded by the coding sequence ATGACTGCTGAGAACAATGCTTCCGATAAGGCTTTAGAGTTGATGAAAAACTTTGCCGAAAAATATGCCCAGCGCACAGGTACTTACTTTTGTGTCGATCCTTCGGTAACTGCAGTTGTAATCGAGGGCCTCGCCAAGCATAAAGAAGAATTGGGCGCACCACTCTGTCCCTGTCGCCATTACGAAGACAAAAAGGCGGAAGTTGACAACGCTTTTTGGAACTGCCCCTGTGTCCCCATGCGGGAGCGTAATGACTGCCACTGTATGCTTTTCATCACCGAAGATAATGACTTCGCTGGTGATAAACAAGAGATCGAACTGGATTACGTCAAAGAAGTAGCGGCGAGCATGAAAGGATAG
- a CDS encoding DUF1816 domain-containing protein, with the protein MTGLIIFAVYSLALGSVFYYLNQPYNRDWWLKVTTMNPFCVYYFGPFSSEKIARCHLAGYQEDLEREQAKITQVVLNQTMPPAQLTICPDEA; encoded by the coding sequence ATGACTGGTTTAATTATTTTTGCGGTCTATTCCCTAGCCCTGGGTTCTGTATTTTATTATCTCAACCAACCCTATAACCGTGATTGGTGGCTCAAAGTAACCACCATGAATCCATTTTGTGTCTACTATTTTGGCCCTTTTTCCAGTGAGAAAATAGCGCGCTGTCACCTGGCGGGTTACCAAGAAGATTTGGAACGAGAACAGGCCAAAATCACCCAGGTTGTTTTAAATCAAACGATGCCACCGGCACAATTGACCATTTGTCCGGACGAAGCATAA
- the lexA gene encoding transcriptional repressor LexA, with amino-acid sequence MQKLTVAQQELYDWLVYYIQTNQHAPSIRQMMVAMNLRSPAPIQSRLERLRKKKYIDWIDGKARTLKILRPQEQREGLPILGTITAGGLVEPFTDDQSETLVLNQVVNQPNCYALKVTGDSMIEALIAEGDYAIMQKVFDPDRVKNGTIVAARVTGDGTTLKHFYREGKKVVLKPANPKYDEIKTDALNVDLQGVLVGVWRGYGQ; translated from the coding sequence ATGCAAAAACTCACCGTTGCCCAACAGGAACTCTACGATTGGCTTGTCTACTACATCCAGACAAACCAACATGCCCCATCCATTCGCCAGATGATGGTCGCGATGAATTTGCGATCGCCTGCCCCCATCCAAAGCCGCTTAGAACGACTACGCAAGAAAAAATATATCGATTGGATCGATGGCAAAGCTCGTACTCTCAAGATTTTGCGGCCCCAAGAGCAACGAGAAGGCCTGCCGATTCTTGGGACAATTACCGCTGGCGGCCTGGTTGAACCCTTTACTGACGATCAAAGCGAAACCCTCGTTTTAAATCAAGTTGTCAATCAACCCAATTGTTATGCTCTCAAAGTTACCGGCGACAGCATGATCGAGGCTCTCATTGCCGAAGGGGACTATGCCATTATGCAAAAAGTATTTGACCCAGACCGTGTCAAAAATGGCACCATTGTTGCAGCGCGTGTGACAGGGGATGGCACAACCCTAAAACACTTTTATCGAGAAGGAAAAAAGGTCGTTCTCAAACCTGCAAACCCCAAGTATGACGAAATCAAAACCGATGCGCTCAATGTTGATTTACAAGGGGTTTTAGTCGGAGTCTGGCGCGGCTACGGCCAATAG
- a CDS encoding RNA-guided endonuclease TnpB family protein: protein MLNLTYEYRLYPTVNQSSKMEEWLDTCKRVYNYALAERRDWIQSRKCPVNACSIQREFIYPMDAEKPTYYSQKRNLTAARKESPFLQNVHSQVLQDVMGRLEKAFNALWNSGFGFPRFKKRFRSFNFPQLGKNPIDSNRIKLPVFGWVKTVMHRPIPDGFEAKQARVVKRASGWYIQLVIQSDVKIPYPVIGGHAIGIDVGLTDFVATSDNELIARPRFFVEAQHRLKVLNRAVARKQKGSKNQQKARQRVARFYERIANRRKDFHRKLAHHLCDQAGMIFAEELNLKGLAKGMLGKHCLDAGWGQFLDTLKWVCFKRGVHFQKVAAYGTSQECPSCGVAVRKDLSVRRHECPECGYITNRDVASGQVIRNRGLIAVGQTVQSCGATPSGEALKQEFLKAT, encoded by the coding sequence ATGCTTAACCTGACTTACGAATACAGGCTCTATCCGACGGTCAATCAATCTTCCAAAATGGAGGAATGGCTGGACACGTGCAAGCGCGTCTATAACTACGCCTTGGCAGAACGTCGTGACTGGATTCAGTCCCGTAAGTGCCCAGTTAATGCTTGTAGTATTCAGCGGGAATTTATTTATCCCATGGATGCGGAAAAACCGACTTATTACAGTCAAAAGCGAAATTTGACCGCTGCGCGAAAAGAGAGTCCTTTTCTGCAAAACGTTCATTCTCAAGTGCTCCAGGACGTAATGGGTCGGCTGGAAAAGGCATTTAACGCCCTGTGGAATAGTGGGTTCGGATTCCCACGGTTTAAGAAGCGTTTTCGCAGCTTTAACTTTCCGCAGTTGGGGAAAAATCCCATTGACAGCAATCGAATCAAGCTGCCGGTATTTGGCTGGGTTAAGACCGTAATGCACCGCCCGATCCCTGATGGGTTTGAGGCGAAGCAAGCACGGGTCGTTAAACGCGCTTCTGGTTGGTATATCCAGCTAGTTATCCAAAGCGACGTTAAAATCCCATATCCTGTCATTGGAGGTCACGCCATCGGGATTGATGTGGGATTGACCGATTTTGTTGCGACATCAGACAACGAGTTAATTGCGAGACCCCGATTCTTTGTGGAGGCACAACACAGGCTGAAAGTGCTGAACCGTGCCGTTGCCAGAAAGCAGAAAGGGTCAAAGAACCAGCAAAAAGCTCGTCAACGAGTCGCAAGATTTTACGAACGAATTGCAAACCGACGTAAAGATTTTCACCGCAAGCTCGCCCATCATCTCTGTGATCAAGCAGGGATGATATTTGCGGAGGAATTAAACCTAAAAGGACTGGCAAAAGGAATGCTGGGGAAGCATTGTCTGGATGCTGGTTGGGGACAATTCCTCGATACGCTTAAATGGGTTTGCTTCAAGCGTGGTGTACATTTCCAAAAAGTTGCCGCCTATGGCACTAGCCAGGAATGCCCATCCTGTGGAGTAGCGGTGAGGAAAGATTTGTCTGTGCGTCGGCATGAATGCCCGGAATGTGGTTACATCACCAATCGAGATGTGGCTAGCGGACAAGTGATTCGCAATCGTGGACTAATAGCGGTTGGACAGACCGTTCAATCCTGTGGAGCTACGCCCAGTGGGGAGGCTTTGAAGCAGGAATTTCTTAAGGCGACTTAA
- a CDS encoding class I SAM-dependent methyltransferase, whose product MAEYIHGYDPEEQQRLVDQARYWSDRLLLKDLEFDPEAKILDIGCGVGAVLGIIGEKFPTLTFAGLDHQPRQIAYATEYLRRLGLTTDLQVGDAYCLPWASDTFDFALTVWLLEHVPDPAGIIAEALRVLRPGGKICLTETDYQSLLIYPPHPDFDYFQQALCELFQVAAGNSYIGRSLGGYLEQAGFTGVKNEAIAVHHWHSPHNQDLKGLVNHLDTWIKLMIPQMVEKLGKNPDRLENGLTHFRQVPNHPHGAITLTIYRATGYKP is encoded by the coding sequence ATGGCCGAATATATCCACGGGTATGATCCAGAAGAACAGCAACGTCTCGTTGATCAAGCACGCTACTGGAGCGATCGCCTCTTGTTAAAAGATCTCGAATTTGATCCCGAAGCCAAAATTTTAGACATTGGTTGCGGCGTCGGCGCCGTCCTGGGGATCATCGGTGAAAAGTTTCCCACCCTGACCTTTGCTGGCCTTGACCACCAACCCCGTCAAATTGCCTACGCCACAGAATATTTACGTCGCCTGGGATTGACTACCGACCTCCAGGTGGGAGATGCGTACTGTTTACCCTGGGCAAGCGATACCTTTGATTTTGCTCTGACGGTTTGGTTGTTAGAGCATGTCCCCGATCCGGCAGGAATTATCGCTGAAGCATTGCGGGTTTTACGACCAGGGGGAAAAATTTGCCTAACAGAAACCGATTACCAGAGCCTTCTGATTTATCCGCCCCATCCTGATTTTGACTATTTTCAGCAGGCCCTTTGTGAATTATTCCAGGTTGCAGCAGGTAATTCCTACATTGGCCGTAGCTTAGGGGGATATTTAGAACAGGCGGGCTTTACTGGGGTTAAAAATGAGGCGATCGCCGTTCACCATTGGCACAGTCCCCACAATCAAGACCTAAAGGGCTTAGTCAATCATCTCGACACCTGGATCAAACTGATGATCCCCCAGATGGTAGAGAAATTAGGCAAAAATCCAGACCGCCTCGAAAACGGCTTGACCCACTTCCGCCAAGTGCCCAATCATCCCCACGGCGCAATTACTCTAACCATTTATCGCGCCACAGGTTACAAGCCCTAA
- the clpP gene encoding ATP-dependent Clp endopeptidase proteolytic subunit ClpP — protein sequence MIPTVIESSGRGERAFDIYSRLLRERIVFLGTQVNDEIANLIVAQLLFLEADDPEKDIYLYINSPGGSVSAGMGIFDTMNQVRPDVCTICIGLAASMGAFLLSAGAKGKRMSLPNSRIMIHQPLGGAQGQATDIEIQAKEILYLKGKLNQHLADHTGQPLEKIEIDTDRDFFMSAAEAKDYGLIDQVIERSPSATNPA from the coding sequence ATGATTCCAACCGTTATCGAAAGTTCTGGTCGGGGCGAACGTGCCTTTGATATTTACTCTCGTCTACTCCGGGAGCGCATTGTGTTCCTCGGCACCCAGGTCAATGACGAAATTGCCAACCTCATCGTGGCACAGTTGTTATTCCTCGAAGCCGATGATCCCGAAAAAGATATTTACCTCTACATCAATTCTCCGGGGGGTTCTGTCTCAGCCGGTATGGGGATCTTCGATACGATGAACCAAGTGCGTCCCGATGTTTGCACAATCTGTATTGGTCTAGCGGCCAGCATGGGAGCGTTTCTGTTGAGTGCTGGGGCCAAAGGAAAGCGCATGAGCTTACCCAACTCTCGGATTATGATCCACCAACCCCTCGGCGGTGCCCAGGGTCAGGCGACGGATATTGAAATTCAAGCCAAAGAAATTCTTTATCTCAAAGGCAAGCTCAATCAACACCTGGCTGACCATACTGGACAACCTCTAGAAAAGATTGAGATTGATACAGACCGGGATTTCTTTATGTCTGCGGCAGAAGCAAAGGATTATGGCCTCATTGACCAAGTGATTGAGAGAAGTCCTTCGGCCACAAATCCCGCTTAG
- the gmk gene encoding guanylate kinase: MTTPGKLIVLTGPSGVGKGTLVRSLLPRHQNLFLSISATTRQPRPGEVDGRDYFFKTREQFEAMIAAGELLEWAEYAGNYYGTPLPPVKEQIQQGNFVLLEIEVIGANRVKEIYADALRIFILPPSFKELEDRLRGRGNDPEAAIAKRLVRAKEELAMSHEFDHEIVNDDLETALTELEKVIFS; encoded by the coding sequence ATGACCACCCCCGGAAAGTTAATTGTCCTCACAGGGCCTAGTGGTGTTGGTAAAGGAACTTTGGTTCGTTCTTTACTGCCGCGCCACCAAAATTTATTTCTCTCTATCTCAGCGACGACCCGTCAACCGCGCCCCGGAGAAGTGGATGGGCGAGATTATTTTTTTAAGACCCGTGAACAATTTGAGGCAATGATTGCTGCGGGAGAATTGCTCGAATGGGCCGAGTATGCCGGGAATTACTACGGCACCCCCTTGCCTCCGGTGAAAGAACAGATTCAACAGGGAAATTTTGTGCTCCTCGAAATTGAGGTGATTGGGGCCAACAGAGTCAAAGAAATCTATGCAGATGCCCTCAGAATTTTTATTTTGCCACCGTCTTTTAAGGAACTAGAAGATCGTTTGCGGGGACGGGGTAACGATCCAGAAGCGGCGATCGCCAAACGGTTAGTCCGGGCAAAAGAGGAACTAGCCATGAGTCACGAGTTCGACCATGAAATTGTCAATGACGACCTAGAAACCGCCTTAACAGAACTCGAAAAAGTCATTTTCAGCTAG
- the remA gene encoding extracellular matrix/biofilm regulator RemA has protein sequence MEIQLINIGFGNIVSANRVIAIVSPESAPIKRIISDARDRGQLIDATYGRRTRAVIITDSSHVVLSAIQPETVAHRFVVQKDPTMAMTKV, from the coding sequence ATGGAAATACAATTAATTAATATCGGTTTCGGTAATATTGTCTCTGCCAATCGTGTCATTGCGATTGTGAGTCCTGAGTCTGCACCAATCAAACGGATCATTAGCGATGCGCGCGATCGCGGCCAATTAATTGATGCCACCTATGGTAGACGTACCCGAGCAGTGATTATTACAGATTCCAGCCATGTGGTACTATCAGCGATCCAACCAGAGACAGTGGCCCATCGCTTTGTTGTGCAAAAAGACCCCACCATGGCGATGACCAAGGTTTAA
- a CDS encoding S41 family peptidase: MKKIALSLPRCPDTFVKGALRTLSVLVLLTAPSLSRPAIAAMEDSPKAIVDEMWQIVYAESVAKNFEPESWLKVREDLLSQNYDTYDTAYRQIRGALRTLGDPYTRFLDPEEFETLTSQTTGELSGIGIRMEINAETGILTVVDVLPDSPAEAAGLQPEDQIMQIDGQVTALLSLEQSSELIRGLEGTEVNLKIRRRDQSSLDLAITRAKIELATVNYGVQTVGSEKIGYIRLDEFSSHAAEQMYNAIQDLKTEAVTGFVLDLRGNPGGLLYSSVDIARMWMEERAIVRTVDRKGGDRQFSANQTAITDLPLVVLVDENSASASEILAAALKDNERATLVGTRTYGKGTVQSVHELSNGAGLAVTISRYYPPSGISINMNGVNPDITVELDNEQFTQLRLDPSLIGTSSDPQFLKAVNILQNQRLSETPGDQAPLSARSSGAVSN, from the coding sequence ATGAAAAAGATTGCTCTGTCTTTGCCTCGTTGCCCAGATACTTTTGTTAAGGGCGCCCTCAGAACGTTATCTGTTTTAGTGTTGTTGACTGCGCCCAGTTTGTCTCGTCCGGCGATCGCCGCAATGGAGGATAGTCCAAAAGCCATCGTTGATGAGATGTGGCAGATTGTCTATGCAGAATCCGTAGCCAAAAACTTTGAGCCGGAATCTTGGCTAAAAGTCCGCGAAGATTTGTTAAGCCAGAATTACGATACCTATGACACGGCCTATCGTCAAATTCGTGGTGCCCTCAGAACCTTGGGAGATCCTTACACTCGATTTCTCGATCCAGAGGAGTTTGAAACCTTGACCAGCCAAACCACAGGGGAACTATCTGGCATTGGCATCCGTATGGAAATCAATGCAGAAACCGGGATCTTGACGGTGGTCGATGTACTCCCGGATTCTCCGGCAGAGGCGGCGGGACTCCAGCCTGAAGACCAGATCATGCAAATCGATGGTCAGGTGACAGCTCTTTTGAGCCTGGAGCAGTCTTCGGAACTGATTCGGGGCCTAGAAGGGACTGAGGTGAACTTAAAAATTCGTCGCCGCGACCAGTCTTCCCTAGACCTGGCCATTACGCGGGCAAAAATTGAGTTGGCCACGGTGAATTATGGGGTACAGACCGTTGGCAGTGAAAAAATTGGCTACATTCGTCTGGATGAGTTTAGTTCCCATGCTGCTGAGCAAATGTACAACGCCATCCAAGACCTAAAGACAGAAGCGGTGACGGGGTTTGTGCTCGATCTACGGGGAAATCCTGGGGGATTGCTTTACTCTAGTGTTGATATTGCCCGGATGTGGATGGAAGAGAGGGCGATTGTGCGCACGGTGGATCGTAAAGGGGGCGATCGCCAATTTAGCGCGAACCAAACAGCCATTACCGATTTACCTCTGGTGGTGCTCGTAGACGAAAACTCCGCCAGTGCCAGCGAGATTTTAGCGGCGGCCCTCAAGGATAACGAACGGGCAACCCTCGTCGGGACTCGTACCTACGGCAAAGGCACCGTCCAATCAGTCCACGAATTATCCAATGGTGCGGGCCTAGCAGTCACGATCTCCCGGTACTATCCCCCCAGCGGTATCAGCATTAACATGAATGGTGTGAATCCTGACATTACCGTAGAACTAGATAATGAACAGTTCACCCAACTGCGTCTCGATCCAAGTTTGATTGGTACAAGTTCCGACCCCCAGTTTCTCAAGGCGGTCAACATCCTCCAAAACCAACGCTTAAGCGAAACCCCAGGAGACCAAGCGCCCCTCAGTGCCCGTTCGTCTGGTGCCGTATCCAATTAA
- a CDS encoding AarF/ABC1/UbiB kinase family protein, translating into MPYQTRTPATPVNSVIEQPIQESELWRYNPEAIETQYRNRPFAVLGRLLTIISSFSGLLLRIWWAKATGNKNNPKAQQKQADHLKAVLTKLGPTYIKIGQALSTRPDLVPPVYLTELTSLQDQLPSFPNEIAFRFIEEELGEPPEKIYAEISDHPLAAASLGQVYQARLKTGEKVAVKVQRPDLQQRINLDIFIMRRIARWLQNNVKQVRSDLIGITDEFAARIFEEMNYAQEGRNAEKFKKLYGGMAEIYVPKIYWKYTGKRVLTMEWLDGTKLTNLKEVAAKGIDATHLVEVGVECSLRQLLEFGFFHADPHPGNLLALDDGRLAYLDFGMMSMIEPYQRYGLIEAVVHLVNRDFEALAHDYVKLDFLKSDTDLAPIIPALSTVFNNALGASVAELNFKSITDQMSGIMYEFPFKVPAYYALIIRSMVTLEGIAIGVDPEFKVLSKAYPYVAKRLLTDNSPELRHSLKDLLFKEGSFRWNRLENLLNNAKDSNDYDLKGAVNQAIDYIFSERGEFIRERLAEEIIQSVDILGRNTFQNITSLVQEQLGQKPTQNRARGMSAEDRANLVHIQNIWRILQETPDFDPMFILPLIPKVLIKPETQQLGQKIAEGLLQRVAARFIRNVLLADPNGDSHRQREVIRYPGSLPLPKSALQ; encoded by the coding sequence ATGCCATACCAGACCCGTACCCCCGCGACCCCGGTCAACTCGGTTATCGAACAGCCCATCCAGGAGTCCGAGCTGTGGCGTTACAATCCAGAGGCGATCGAAACCCAATACCGCAACCGTCCCTTTGCTGTTCTGGGACGTCTCCTCACCATCATTTCCAGCTTTAGTGGTCTACTGCTCAGGATCTGGTGGGCCAAAGCAACGGGCAACAAGAACAATCCCAAAGCCCAACAGAAACAAGCCGATCACCTCAAGGCAGTTCTGACGAAATTAGGCCCCACCTACATCAAAATTGGCCAAGCCCTTTCTACCCGTCCTGACCTCGTCCCTCCCGTATATCTGACGGAATTGACCAGCCTCCAGGATCAACTCCCGTCCTTTCCCAATGAAATTGCCTTTCGCTTCATCGAAGAAGAATTAGGGGAACCCCCCGAAAAAATCTATGCCGAGATCTCAGATCATCCCCTTGCCGCTGCTTCTCTCGGCCAAGTCTATCAAGCCCGCCTTAAAACCGGCGAAAAAGTCGCTGTAAAAGTTCAACGCCCGGATCTGCAACAGCGCATCAACCTCGATATTTTTATCATGCGGCGCATTGCCCGCTGGCTCCAAAATAATGTTAAACAAGTCCGCTCCGACCTAATTGGTATCACCGACGAATTTGCGGCGCGTATTTTTGAAGAAATGAACTATGCCCAGGAAGGGCGTAACGCCGAAAAATTCAAAAAACTCTACGGCGGCATGGCAGAAATCTATGTGCCAAAAATTTACTGGAAATATACTGGCAAGCGCGTCCTCACCATGGAGTGGCTCGATGGGACGAAGCTCACTAACCTCAAGGAAGTTGCTGCTAAAGGGATCGATGCCACCCATTTAGTTGAAGTCGGGGTGGAATGTTCCCTCCGTCAACTCTTGGAGTTTGGCTTTTTCCATGCCGATCCCCACCCCGGTAATCTCTTGGCCCTTGATGATGGTCGCCTTGCTTATCTAGATTTTGGCATGATGAGCATGATCGAACCCTACCAGCGCTATGGGTTGATCGAAGCTGTGGTACACCTAGTCAACCGAGATTTTGAAGCCCTGGCCCATGACTATGTCAAATTAGATTTTCTTAAGTCCGACACGGATCTCGCCCCGATTATTCCAGCTTTGAGTACCGTTTTTAATAATGCCTTAGGGGCTAGTGTTGCGGAACTTAATTTCAAGAGCATCACGGATCAAATGTCAGGCATTATGTACGAATTTCCGTTTAAGGTGCCGGCCTACTATGCCTTGATTATTCGTTCGATGGTGACCCTCGAAGGAATTGCCATTGGTGTTGATCCAGAATTTAAGGTCTTGAGCAAAGCGTATCCCTATGTTGCGAAGCGCCTGTTAACTGATAATTCCCCAGAATTACGTCATTCCCTTAAGGATTTATTGTTTAAAGAAGGAAGTTTTCGCTGGAATCGCCTAGAAAATTTGCTGAATAACGCGAAGGATTCTAACGATTACGATCTCAAAGGGGCAGTCAACCAAGCCATTGACTATATTTTTTCGGAACGGGGTGAATTTATCCGGGAGCGCCTCGCCGAAGAAATCATTCAATCGGTGGATATCCTCGGACGTAATACGTTCCAAAACATTACCAGTTTGGTGCAAGAACAGTTGGGTCAAAAGCCGACCCAAAACCGGGCTAGGGGCATGAGTGCAGAAGACCGGGCCAATTTGGTGCACATTCAAAATATTTGGCGCATCCTCCAGGAAACCCCGGATTTTGACCCGATGTTTATTTTGCCGTTGATCCCGAAGGTGCTCATTAAGCCGGAAACTCAACAGTTGGGTCAGAAAATCGCGGAGGGTCTCTTGCAACGCGTTGCGGCCCGTTTCATTCGCAATGTTTTGTTGGCAGACCCCAACGGCGATAGTCATCGTCAGCGGGAAGTTATCCGCTACCCTGGGTCTCTGCCGCTGCCAAAGTCGGCCTTACAGTAA